The following are encoded together in the Astyanax mexicanus isolate ESR-SI-001 chromosome 8, AstMex3_surface, whole genome shotgun sequence genome:
- the si:ch73-344o19.1 gene encoding platelet glycoprotein Ib alpha chain: protein METGAGVALWTILLLLLTAASDLNGDSTASPPSLTLNNVISTASHLTPKTDIVEVQSGPAHTETLHPAETTLPPSSELNTQTASRMDTSPPPASTHTPGLGLETEATQASADTSPPLISVRSTAVTPGSMITLSAAASTTSTASASETIPTTSSGPSSRPASTLTALIDRIQPSGPVPLENPHQDGPSELDVGDEDSSKVPHASPWDPLLAALVSIFIVSTALVSIMLFLRFRQQSEHPEFHRLQDLPMDDLLEDTPLSRYSY, encoded by the exons ATGGAGACCGGAGCGGGGGTCGCCCTGTGGAccatcctgctgctgctgctgaccgcCGCGTCTGATCTGAACG GTGATTCCACTGCATCTCCTCCATCCCTGACCCTTAATAATGTCATCTCCACCGCTTCTCATCTGACCCCAAAAACGGACATTGTGGAGGTCCAGTCTGGTCCAGCCCACACTGAGACTTTACACCCTGCAGAGACAACACTCCCTCCTTCATCAGAGCTGAACACACAGACTGCCAGCAGGATGGATACCTCACCTCCCCCAGCCAGTACACACACACCTGGACTAGGTCTTGAGACAGAGGCCACACAGG CTTCTGCAGATACGAGTCCACCTCTCATCTCAGTGAGGAGCACGGCTGTTACTCCAGGATCCATGATAACTCTTTCTGCTGCAGCATCCACAACTTCTACTGCCAGTGCCTCTGAGACGATTCCAACAACTTCTTCAGGTCCTTCTTCCAGACCTGCTTCTACTCTGACTGCCCTGATAGACAGAATCCAGCCTTCAGGACCTGTTCCTCTGGAGAACCCACATCAGGATGGACCTTCTGAACTGGATGTTGGAGATGAAG ATTCATCCAAAGTGCCTCACGCCTCTCCGTGGGATCCCCTCCTCGCTGCTCTGGTCTCCATCTTCATCGTCAGCACTGCCCTGGTCTCCATCATGCTCTTCCTCAGGTTTCGGCAGCAAAGTGAGCACCCAGAGTTCCATCGACTGCAGGACCTCCCCATG GATGACCTCTTGGAGGACACGCCTTTGTCAAGATACTCGTATTAA